A region from the Halosolutus gelatinilyticus genome encodes:
- a CDS encoding acyl-CoA dehydrogenase family protein has translation MSFQLSEEQRAIRRTVREFGREEIEPVAREHDENKEYPHQLVRKAAEMDLVGTSIPVEYGGAGMDLLSSVVVTEELWHADPGIGSAIGSRAFGSTMINRFGDEWMKAEWLPKIASGESACASAISEPAHGSNVAGMETRAEQDGDEYVINGTKMWITNGTVADVAVVMAKTSPDEGHDGISAFLVPTDLDGFSAEKIDNKLGIRASDLAELVLDDVRVPEENVIGTEDAGFYQLMDFFAAGRVSVAAQAVGTAQAALDQALDYAQEREQFDQPIAEFQAIRHKLAEMATNVEAARSLTYRAATYAMADDDQLAAKFASMAKLFASEHAVDVADEAIQVHGGAGYVTDHPVERYYRDARITKIYEGTSEIQKNIVADQLL, from the coding sequence ATGTCGTTTCAGCTATCGGAAGAACAGCGGGCGATCCGCCGGACGGTTCGGGAGTTCGGCCGGGAGGAGATCGAACCCGTCGCCCGAGAGCACGACGAGAACAAGGAGTACCCTCACCAACTCGTCCGGAAAGCCGCGGAGATGGACCTCGTGGGGACGAGCATCCCCGTCGAGTACGGCGGCGCGGGGATGGACCTCCTCTCGAGCGTGGTCGTCACCGAGGAGCTCTGGCACGCGGATCCGGGTATCGGGAGCGCGATCGGTAGCCGGGCGTTCGGTTCGACGATGATCAACCGATTCGGCGACGAGTGGATGAAAGCGGAGTGGCTTCCGAAGATCGCGAGCGGCGAGTCGGCCTGTGCGAGCGCGATCAGCGAACCGGCCCACGGCTCGAACGTCGCCGGAATGGAAACGCGCGCGGAACAGGATGGAGACGAGTACGTGATCAACGGCACCAAGATGTGGATCACGAACGGGACGGTCGCCGACGTCGCCGTCGTCATGGCGAAGACCAGCCCGGACGAGGGCCACGACGGCATCAGCGCGTTCCTCGTTCCGACGGATCTCGACGGGTTCAGCGCGGAGAAGATCGACAACAAACTCGGCATCCGCGCATCCGACCTCGCGGAACTCGTCCTCGACGACGTCCGGGTGCCCGAGGAGAACGTCATCGGGACGGAGGATGCCGGCTTCTACCAGTTGATGGACTTCTTCGCCGCCGGCCGCGTCAGCGTCGCCGCCCAGGCGGTCGGGACCGCCCAGGCCGCGCTCGATCAGGCGCTCGACTACGCCCAGGAGCGCGAGCAGTTCGACCAGCCGATCGCGGAGTTCCAGGCGATCCGGCACAAACTCGCGGAGATGGCCACGAACGTCGAGGCGGCCCGGTCGCTGACCTACCGCGCGGCGACGTACGCGATGGCGGACGACGACCAACTCGCGGCGAAGTTCGCGTCGATGGCCAAACTGTTCGCCAGCGAGCACGCGGTCGACGTCGCGGACGAGGCGATCCAGGTCCACGGCGGCGCGGGCTACGTCACCGACCACCCCGTCGAGCGCTACTACCGCGACGCCCGCATCACCAAGATCTACGAGGGGACCAGCGAGATCCAGAAGAACATCGTCGCCGATCAGCTGTTATGA
- a CDS encoding ATP-dependent helicase encodes MVGNEDLELPVADDSLPFDPDAVAIEDRDVFDLLEPAVQQWWLEEFGEFVPENEGFFTPPQEGAIPNIHEGTNTLICAPTGSGKTLASFTSIINELYRRNRAAEDGLENSVYCLYVSPLKSLANDIHRNLEVPLEGIESIVRDRDGDEEMGEIRHAIRHGDTDSSDRQKMLAETPHILNTTPETLAILLNSPKFREKLRTVEYVIVDEIHSLADGKRGTHLAVSLERLEAMVEHDITRIGCSATIEPLSQVAEFLVGQEEPGGESGEARCASEERAGNEVIREPRPYEIVDARFAREFDIELECPTDDLIHTSREVVQERFYRMLHDHIQAHTNTLVFTNTRSGAERVLHNLRERFDDYDETNSGCHHGSLSKDVRQGVEGRLKDGDLDVVTSSTSLELGIDMPHVDLVVQVGSPKSVAALLQRIGRAGHRVGQTVAGRVIALDRDELLECAVMLKKADEGFVDSVSIPESAQDVAAQHVYGMAIAEIRPESEVNAILRRAYPYRDYGDEKFESLMRYLTAEYAGMEDRNVYAKVWRDENDPPDGQHHYEAYPVGEPLIGKRGRLARVIYMTNIGTIPDSFTCDVFTRASDEWVGQLDEGYLDTLEKGDVFVLGGDHFEYRYRRGSKVYVDRTSARPTVPSWYSERLPLSYDLGLEILRFQGELLDRYDEGGPPMIRAWLREFPLDDDSVRAIARLFDYQIRYAGPESVSATDRLTIEVERDHDEYERHYYVHSAYGRKFNDGLSRLLAYHCAQQATANVRVAVADNGFVLSMPLNRKIDLEGIVDDLAADEVREDLRSALSGTDLLQRYFRINATRSLMILKRYKGYEKSASEQQVSSEMLLGFAEDLDGFAVIEETYREILEDKLNVEEIAEIVGAIDAGEIDVERRLVDSPTPRAFGLATLSASDVVLAEDESAALQAFHEHVLEEIGEESLAGLSGED; translated from the coding sequence ATGGTTGGGAACGAGGACCTCGAGTTGCCGGTCGCCGACGACTCCCTCCCCTTCGATCCGGACGCCGTCGCGATCGAGGACCGAGACGTCTTCGACCTGCTCGAACCGGCGGTCCAGCAGTGGTGGCTCGAGGAATTCGGCGAGTTCGTTCCCGAGAACGAGGGGTTCTTCACGCCGCCCCAAGAGGGGGCGATCCCGAACATTCACGAGGGAACGAACACGCTGATCTGCGCGCCGACCGGATCTGGCAAAACGCTCGCGTCGTTTACGTCGATCATCAACGAACTCTACCGGCGCAATCGGGCCGCCGAAGACGGCCTGGAAAACTCCGTCTACTGTCTCTACGTCTCCCCGCTCAAGTCGCTCGCCAACGACATCCACCGGAACCTGGAGGTGCCGCTCGAGGGGATCGAGTCGATCGTCCGCGATCGAGACGGGGACGAAGAGATGGGGGAGATTCGCCACGCGATCCGCCACGGGGACACGGACTCGAGCGATCGCCAGAAGATGCTCGCGGAGACGCCGCACATCCTCAACACGACGCCGGAGACGCTCGCCATCCTGCTCAACTCCCCGAAGTTCCGAGAGAAGCTTCGCACCGTGGAGTACGTCATCGTCGACGAAATCCACTCGCTGGCGGACGGAAAGCGCGGCACCCACCTCGCCGTGAGCCTCGAACGACTCGAGGCGATGGTCGAGCACGACATTACGCGGATCGGCTGCTCGGCGACGATCGAACCCCTCTCGCAGGTCGCCGAGTTCCTCGTGGGACAGGAGGAACCGGGAGGCGAGTCGGGCGAGGCGCGTTGCGCCTCGGAAGAGCGAGCGGGGAACGAAGTGATCCGCGAGCCGCGACCCTACGAAATCGTCGACGCCCGCTTCGCTCGCGAGTTCGACATCGAACTCGAGTGCCCGACGGACGACCTGATTCACACGTCCCGCGAGGTGGTCCAGGAGCGGTTCTACCGGATGCTCCACGATCATATCCAGGCGCACACGAACACCCTCGTCTTCACGAACACCCGATCGGGCGCGGAACGCGTTTTACACAACCTGCGCGAGCGGTTCGACGACTACGACGAGACGAACTCGGGGTGTCACCACGGGAGCCTCTCGAAGGACGTCCGTCAGGGCGTCGAGGGGCGACTGAAGGACGGCGACCTCGACGTCGTAACGTCCTCGACGTCGCTCGAACTGGGGATCGACATGCCCCACGTCGATCTGGTCGTGCAGGTCGGCTCCCCCAAGTCGGTCGCCGCCCTGCTCCAGCGGATCGGGCGGGCGGGCCACCGCGTCGGCCAGACCGTCGCCGGCCGAGTGATCGCACTCGATCGGGACGAACTGCTGGAGTGTGCGGTCATGCTCAAGAAGGCCGACGAGGGGTTCGTCGACTCGGTGTCGATCCCCGAGAGCGCCCAGGACGTCGCCGCCCAGCACGTCTACGGGATGGCGATCGCCGAGATCCGGCCCGAGTCCGAGGTGAACGCGATCCTCCGGCGTGCGTACCCGTACCGCGACTACGGCGACGAGAAGTTCGAGTCGCTCATGCGGTATCTCACCGCCGAGTACGCCGGCATGGAAGACCGGAACGTCTACGCGAAAGTCTGGCGCGACGAGAACGATCCGCCGGACGGCCAACACCACTACGAGGCCTATCCCGTGGGCGAGCCCCTGATCGGCAAGCGGGGCCGACTCGCGCGGGTGATCTACATGACCAACATCGGGACGATCCCGGACTCCTTCACCTGCGACGTCTTTACCCGCGCGAGCGACGAGTGGGTCGGCCAACTCGACGAGGGCTACCTCGACACCCTGGAGAAGGGTGACGTCTTCGTGCTCGGCGGCGACCACTTCGAGTACCGGTACCGTCGCGGCTCGAAGGTGTACGTCGATCGAACGAGCGCCCGCCCGACCGTCCCCTCGTGGTACTCCGAGCGGCTTCCGCTCTCGTACGACCTCGGCCTTGAGATCCTCCGGTTCCAGGGGGAGTTGCTCGATCGCTACGACGAGGGCGGCCCGCCGATGATCCGCGCGTGGCTGCGCGAGTTCCCCTTGGACGACGATAGCGTCCGGGCGATCGCGCGGCTGTTCGACTACCAGATCCGGTACGCGGGGCCCGAGAGCGTGAGCGCGACCGACCGACTGACGATCGAGGTCGAGCGCGACCACGACGAGTACGAGCGCCACTACTACGTCCACTCGGCGTACGGGCGCAAGTTCAACGACGGCCTCTCGCGGCTCCTGGCGTATCACTGCGCCCAGCAGGCGACCGCGAACGTCCGCGTCGCCGTCGCCGACAACGGCTTCGTGCTCTCGATGCCGCTGAACCGGAAGATCGACCTCGAAGGGATCGTCGACGATCTCGCTGCGGACGAGGTGCGCGAGGACCTCCGATCGGCGCTCTCCGGCACCGACCTGCTCCAGCGGTACTTCCGGATCAATGCGACCCGATCGCTGATGATCTTAAAGCGCTACAAGGGCTACGAGAAGTCCGCGAGCGAACAGCAGGTCTCCAGCGAAATGTTACTCGGGTTCGCCGAGGATCTGGACGGGTTCGCCGTCATCGAGGAAACGTACCGCGAGATCCTGGAGGACAAACTCAACGTCGAGGAGATCGCGGAGATCGTCGGCGCGATCGACGCGGGCGAGATCGACGTCGAACGGCGCCTCGTCGACTCGCCGACGCCGCGGGCGTTCGGGCTTGCGACCCTCTCGGCGAGCGACGTCGTTCTCGCCGAAGACGAGAGCGCGGCGCTGCAGGCGTTCCACGAGCACGTCCTAGAGGAGATCGGCGAGGAGTCGCTGGCGGGGCTGTCGGGCGAGGACTAG
- a CDS encoding zinc-dependent alcohol dehydrogenase family protein has translation MRAAVLAEYGEPLAIEDVDPPEPDPHGVVVDVEACGICRSDWHAWRGHGEWADDRVPIGQILGHEPAGRVVEIGDRVEALGPGDRVAVPFNLGDGTCAQCRNGHGNVCEDGYALGFESDVPGAFAERVHVPHAEFNAARLPDGVSATEAAALGCRYVTAFHALAHRADIDGGDRVAVHGCGGLGLAAVQIADALGASVVAVDVRDEPLAMATTLGADATVDASAVDDVAAEIEAITDGGAHVSVDALGRAETCRNSVDCLRSRGAHVQVGLTTDAERGEVSLPIDEITRWDVSFLGSRGMPPSRYDELLRMIDAGRLEPERLVTNRVGLEDVSDRLAAMTDYETSGIEVVTAFESR, from the coding sequence ATGCGCGCTGCAGTGCTGGCGGAGTACGGCGAACCGCTCGCGATCGAAGACGTGGACCCGCCCGAACCCGACCCGCACGGCGTCGTCGTCGACGTCGAAGCCTGCGGGATCTGCCGCAGCGACTGGCACGCCTGGCGGGGCCACGGCGAGTGGGCCGACGATCGGGTGCCGATCGGGCAGATTCTGGGACACGAACCCGCGGGACGAGTGGTCGAGATCGGCGATCGGGTCGAGGCGCTCGGGCCGGGCGACCGGGTGGCGGTCCCGTTCAATCTCGGAGACGGGACCTGTGCCCAGTGTCGGAACGGTCACGGGAACGTCTGCGAGGACGGCTATGCGCTGGGGTTCGAATCCGACGTCCCGGGCGCGTTCGCGGAGCGGGTCCACGTCCCTCACGCCGAGTTCAACGCGGCTCGGCTGCCGGACGGCGTCTCGGCGACGGAGGCCGCGGCGCTCGGCTGTCGGTACGTCACCGCCTTCCACGCGCTCGCTCACCGCGCCGACATCGACGGCGGCGATCGGGTAGCCGTCCACGGCTGCGGCGGGCTCGGACTCGCGGCGGTGCAGATCGCGGACGCGCTCGGCGCGAGCGTCGTCGCGGTGGACGTTCGGGACGAACCGCTCGCGATGGCGACGACCCTCGGGGCCGACGCGACCGTCGACGCGTCCGCGGTCGACGACGTTGCCGCCGAAATCGAGGCGATCACCGACGGCGGCGCGCACGTCTCCGTCGACGCGCTCGGACGGGCCGAAACCTGCCGGAACAGCGTCGACTGCCTCCGGAGTCGAGGTGCACACGTCCAGGTCGGCCTGACGACCGACGCCGAGCGCGGCGAGGTGTCGCTGCCGATCGACGAGATCACCCGCTGGGACGTCAGCTTCCTCGGCTCGCGGGGAATGCCTCCCTCGCGGTACGACGAACTCCTCCGGATGATCGATGCGGGCCGGCTCGAACCCGAGCGGCTGGTCACGAATCGGGTCGGGCTCGAGGACGTGTCGGATCGCCTCGCCGCGATGACCGACTACGAGACGAGCGGGATCGAAGTCGTGACGGCGTTCGAAAGCCGCTAA
- a CDS encoding TenA family protein, translating into MYQEYVAESDGADPRFTDWLRERSEPAWTAAVEHPFTDELGAGTLPPETYAAYLVQDYAFLDELVGTFGYAIGQAPDVPSKRPLVEFLDTVTDEENDYFQRSFDALDVPESRRRDPELVETTAAFADLLGRAAREGGYAETLAVLVPAEWIYEEWATAVAAEYGDPAADGPPSAGADLPFYYAEWIDLHAVPPFREFVDWLRGQLDAIGPELSLRRETRVDRLFRRAVELEVAFFDTAYDSAPNE; encoded by the coding sequence GTGTATCAGGAGTACGTCGCCGAGAGCGACGGAGCGGACCCGCGGTTTACGGACTGGCTCCGGGAGCGATCGGAACCCGCCTGGACGGCCGCCGTCGAGCACCCGTTTACGGACGAGCTCGGGGCCGGAACGCTCCCCCCGGAGACGTACGCGGCGTACCTCGTCCAGGACTACGCGTTTCTGGACGAACTGGTCGGAACGTTCGGGTACGCGATCGGCCAGGCGCCGGACGTGCCGTCGAAACGGCCGCTCGTCGAGTTTCTCGACACCGTCACCGACGAGGAGAACGACTACTTCCAGCGCTCGTTCGACGCCCTCGACGTCCCAGAATCGCGCCGGCGGGATCCCGAACTCGTCGAGACCACCGCCGCGTTCGCCGACCTGCTCGGGCGAGCGGCGCGCGAGGGCGGGTACGCGGAGACGCTCGCAGTGCTCGTCCCGGCCGAGTGGATCTACGAGGAGTGGGCGACGGCGGTGGCGGCCGAGTACGGCGATCCCGCCGCCGACGGGCCGCCGAGCGCGGGGGCCGACCTCCCGTTCTACTACGCCGAATGGATCGACCTCCACGCGGTTCCGCCGTTCCGCGAGTTCGTCGACTGGTTGCGGGGCCAACTCGACGCGATCGGTCCCGAACTCTCGCTGCGACGGGAAACCCGCGTCGATCGACTGTTCCGGCGGGCGGTCGAACTGGAGGTCGCGTTCTTCGATACGGCGTACGACTCGGCTCCGAACGAGTAA
- the tenA gene encoding thiaminase II, protein MTFSETLLEEGEHVWEAQKAHPFVRELAAGTLDEAAFEHWVKQDYRYLLDYARLFAIAGTKARDEETMTHLLGVAHQVLDHEMGLHREFAADYGISRAELESVEKAPTCVAYTNFLLRTAYEGSIAEIAAALYPCMQGYYDVASHMADLADEGHRYTPFIEMYTSEEFREATEWCRAFVDRCGERYPGEHDAMREAFLTSAKLEYRFWEMAYTLEGWGL, encoded by the coding sequence ATGACGTTCAGCGAGACGCTTCTCGAGGAGGGTGAACACGTCTGGGAGGCGCAGAAAGCGCATCCGTTCGTCCGCGAACTGGCCGCCGGAACGCTCGACGAGGCGGCGTTCGAACACTGGGTGAAGCAGGATTACCGGTACCTGCTCGATTACGCGCGGCTGTTCGCGATCGCCGGAACGAAAGCCCGCGACGAGGAGACGATGACGCACCTGCTCGGCGTCGCCCACCAGGTGCTCGACCACGAGATGGGCCTTCACCGGGAGTTCGCCGCCGATTACGGCATCTCGCGGGCGGAGCTCGAGTCGGTCGAGAAGGCGCCGACGTGCGTCGCGTACACGAATTTTCTGCTGCGGACCGCCTACGAGGGGTCGATCGCCGAAATCGCGGCGGCGCTGTACCCGTGCATGCAGGGGTACTACGACGTCGCCAGCCACATGGCCGACCTCGCCGACGAGGGACACCGGTATACCCCCTTCATCGAGATGTACACGAGCGAGGAGTTCCGCGAGGCGACGGAGTGGTGTCGCGCGTTCGTCGATCGCTGTGGGGAGCGGTATCCGGGCGAGCACGACGCGATGCGGGAGGCGTTCCTCACCAGCGCGAAACTCGAGTACCGATTTTGGGAGATGGCCTACACGCTGGAGGGGTGGGGCCTGTGA
- a CDS encoding S8 family peptidase, whose translation MNFDRRTYLKGIGAGLGLLGVAGVTSADDRERYLVVGGNGGVEDRLEETAFDVDRSLADGTVSLVWGPADAADDLEAIEGVQRAAHDYRLELAGAELERGRSEAESAVDEPAFYEELLWDKQLIESVEANARATGDGATVAVIDTGIDSAHPELAPNLDEDAGRLFREGTVESGVDEVLVPDDYADPTSLDTATFHVADDQEGHGTHVAGIAAAADGDDVIGTAPDATLVSLRVFWWTTDDEGEPTLATTTGDVLTAIDHAAERGYDAANLSLGTAPIEPREMSDDTVRTMRNAYQRVVQRATQRGTVVVASAGNDETRLQQGGLFSLPNSVQGAMSVSATAPNDELAFYSDYGTNEIDVGAPGGGYETLEKTVDPGADVDWPYPTNLVFSVTSPRIEGDAYGWKAGTSMAAPQVAGLVALVRELDPEATPNQIESAIKHGAAGDPGRSDPEVGAGRINARETVERL comes from the coding sequence ATGAATTTCGATCGACGGACGTACCTGAAGGGTATCGGTGCGGGACTGGGACTGCTCGGCGTCGCCGGGGTCACTAGCGCGGACGATCGGGAACGGTACCTGGTCGTCGGCGGCAACGGCGGCGTCGAAGACCGTCTCGAGGAGACGGCGTTCGACGTCGATCGCTCGCTCGCGGACGGAACGGTGTCCCTCGTCTGGGGACCGGCAGATGCGGCGGACGACCTCGAAGCGATCGAGGGCGTGCAGCGGGCCGCACACGACTACCGACTCGAACTCGCGGGCGCGGAACTGGAACGCGGCCGGTCCGAGGCCGAGTCGGCGGTCGACGAACCCGCCTTTTACGAGGAGTTGCTCTGGGATAAGCAACTGATCGAGTCGGTCGAGGCGAACGCCCGCGCGACCGGCGACGGCGCGACGGTCGCGGTGATCGACACCGGAATCGACTCCGCCCACCCCGAACTCGCGCCGAACCTCGACGAAGACGCGGGGCGGCTGTTCCGCGAGGGCACGGTCGAGTCGGGCGTCGACGAGGTCCTCGTACCCGACGACTACGCCGATCCGACGTCGCTCGACACCGCGACCTTCCACGTCGCCGACGATCAGGAGGGCCACGGCACGCACGTCGCCGGCATCGCGGCCGCGGCCGACGGCGACGATGTGATCGGGACGGCACCGGACGCGACGCTCGTCTCGTTGCGCGTCTTCTGGTGGACGACCGACGACGAGGGCGAGCCGACGCTGGCCACGACGACCGGCGACGTGCTGACCGCGATCGATCACGCGGCCGAGCGCGGATACGACGCGGCGAACCTCAGCCTCGGGACCGCGCCGATCGAACCGCGCGAGATGAGCGACGACACCGTTCGAACGATGCGCAACGCCTACCAGCGGGTTGTCCAACGCGCCACGCAGCGGGGGACGGTCGTCGTCGCCAGCGCGGGCAACGACGAGACGCGGCTCCAGCAGGGCGGGTTGTTCAGCCTCCCCAACAGCGTCCAGGGCGCGATGAGCGTCAGCGCGACCGCGCCGAACGACGAACTCGCGTTCTACTCGGACTACGGGACGAACGAGATCGACGTCGGCGCACCCGGCGGCGGCTACGAGACGCTCGAGAAGACGGTCGACCCCGGCGCCGACGTCGACTGGCCGTACCCGACGAATCTGGTCTTCTCGGTGACGTCGCCCCGCATCGAGGGCGACGCGTACGGGTGGAAAGCCGGGACGTCGATGGCCGCGCCGCAGGTCGCCGGACTCGTCGCGCTCGTCCGCGAACTCGATCCCGAGGCCACCCCGAATCAGATCGAATCCGCGATCAAACACGGTGCGGCGGGCGATCCCGGACGAAGCGATCCCGAGGTCGGCGCCGGCAGAATCAACGCCAGGGAGACGGTCGAGCGGCTGTAG
- a CDS encoding tRNA uridine(34) 5-carboxymethylaminomethyl modification radical SAM/GNAT enzyme Elp3: MSTETPDSDPTETDAFERVCESLVERILAGEIERDEVETAKLEACSEHSAPKVPKNSELLDYASREHREELEAVLQRKPVRTASGVSPVAIMTSPERCPHGKCLYCPGGPDSEFSSSQSYTGEEPAAARGVQNDYDPYGQVTLRLEQLREIGHPVDKVELILMGGTMTARSHDYQEWFVKRALEAMNDFDVEKEPEPAEGESFAQDPDEYEWRYVEDVIAENETADVRNIGTTFETKPDWCDPEQIDRMLDLGGTKVEVGVQTTYERINREMHRGHGVQESMEANQRLRDAAFKVGFHMMPGQPGMSKEMCLEDFRRIFESEQWKPDYLKIYPTLVVRGTATYDWWYKDEYEPLGNEEAAELVAEIKDMIPRYTRLQRVQRDIPADFIDAGVWKSNLRQLARQRMADHGWTCECIRCREVGMNDEDPETIELDVTTYEACGGTEHFISFEDFEKDLLVGFCRLRFPNDPVRGELENAALVRELHVYGSEVAMGDESERGQHQHQGYGKRLMECAEELAAGAGYDKLSVISGIGAREYYRNKLGYHQDGPYVSKRL; the protein is encoded by the coding sequence GTGAGCACCGAGACGCCCGATTCCGATCCGACCGAGACGGACGCGTTCGAGCGGGTCTGCGAGTCGCTCGTCGAGCGGATCCTCGCGGGCGAGATCGAACGCGACGAGGTCGAGACGGCCAAACTCGAGGCCTGTTCGGAGCACTCGGCGCCGAAGGTGCCGAAGAATTCGGAGCTGCTGGATTACGCGTCCCGAGAGCACCGCGAGGAACTCGAGGCGGTGCTCCAGCGCAAGCCGGTCCGAACCGCGTCGGGGGTCTCGCCGGTCGCGATCATGACGTCGCCGGAGCGGTGCCCCCACGGAAAGTGCCTCTACTGTCCGGGCGGCCCGGACTCGGAGTTCTCCTCCTCGCAGAGCTACACCGGCGAGGAACCCGCGGCCGCCCGCGGAGTGCAAAACGACTACGATCCCTACGGGCAGGTGACGCTCCGACTGGAACAACTCCGCGAGATCGGTCACCCCGTCGACAAGGTCGAACTCATCCTGATGGGCGGGACGATGACCGCCCGCAGCCACGACTACCAGGAGTGGTTCGTCAAGCGCGCGCTGGAGGCGATGAACGACTTCGACGTCGAGAAGGAGCCCGAACCCGCCGAAGGCGAGAGCTTTGCGCAGGATCCCGACGAGTACGAGTGGCGGTACGTCGAGGACGTCATCGCGGAGAACGAGACCGCGGACGTCCGCAACATCGGGACCACGTTCGAGACCAAACCGGACTGGTGCGATCCCGAGCAGATCGATCGGATGCTCGATCTGGGTGGAACGAAGGTCGAGGTCGGGGTCCAGACGACCTACGAGCGGATCAACCGCGAGATGCACCGCGGCCACGGCGTCCAGGAGTCGATGGAGGCCAACCAGCGCCTGCGCGACGCGGCGTTCAAGGTCGGCTTCCACATGATGCCCGGCCAACCCGGCATGTCGAAGGAGATGTGTCTGGAGGACTTCCGGCGCATCTTCGAGTCTGAGCAGTGGAAGCCGGACTACCTGAAGATCTACCCGACGCTGGTCGTCCGCGGCACCGCGACCTACGACTGGTGGTACAAAGACGAGTACGAACCGCTCGGAAACGAGGAGGCCGCGGAGCTGGTCGCGGAGATCAAGGACATGATCCCGCGCTATACGCGCCTCCAGCGCGTCCAGCGGGACATTCCGGCGGACTTCATCGACGCCGGCGTCTGGAAGTCGAACCTGCGGCAACTCGCCCGACAGCGCATGGCGGACCACGGCTGGACCTGCGAGTGCATCCGCTGTCGTGAGGTCGGGATGAATGACGAGGATCCCGAGACCATCGAACTCGACGTCACGACCTACGAGGCCTGCGGCGGGACGGAGCACTTCATCTCCTTCGAGGATTTCGAGAAGGACCTCCTCGTCGGCTTCTGTCGGCTGCGGTTCCCGAACGACCCGGTCCGAGGGGAACTCGAAAACGCCGCCCTCGTGCGCGAACTCCACGTCTACGGCAGCGAAGTCGCCATGGGCGACGAGAGCGAGCGCGGGCAGCACCAACACCAGGGATACGGGAAGCGACTGATGGAGTGCGCCGAGGAACTTGCCGCCGGCGCGGGCTACGACAAACTGAGCGTCATCTCGGGCATCGGTGCCCGGGAGTACTACCGGAACAAACTCGGCTACCACCAGGACGGACCGTACGTGAGCAAGCGGCTCTAA